A genomic window from Gemmatimonadaceae bacterium includes:
- the rplU gene encoding 50S ribosomal protein L21, which translates to MSYAIFRSGGKQFRAEKGTTLRLPTLPGEAGATVEFNDVLLGSDGNNVKVGVPTLKGATVTAEIVKHGLGEKIVVFKFKRRKNYSKKQGHRQGFTEVRIRDITLG; encoded by the coding sequence ATGTCGTACGCCATCTTCCGCTCCGGCGGTAAGCAGTTCCGTGCCGAGAAGGGCACCACCTTGCGTCTGCCGACCCTGCCGGGTGAGGCGGGAGCGACGGTCGAGTTCAACGACGTGCTGCTCGGCTCCGACGGCAACAACGTCAAGGTCGGCGTGCCGACGCTGAAGGGCGCGACGGTCACGGCCGAAATCGTCAAGCACGGTCTCGGCGAGAAGATCGTCGTCTTCAAGTTCAAGCGCCGCAAGAACTACTCCAAGAAGCAGGGCCATCGGCAGGGCTTCACCGAAGTTCGCATCCGCGACATCACCCTCGGCTGA
- the rpmA gene encoding 50S ribosomal protein L27 has product MAHKKGVGSSRNGRDSNPQYRGVKKFGGEKVIPGNIIIRQCGTKYHPGNNVGLGTDYTIYSLIEGVVKFEHKSKDRFKVSVYPAA; this is encoded by the coding sequence ATGGCACATAAGAAGGGCGTCGGCTCCTCCCGTAACGGGCGCGACTCCAACCCGCAGTACCGCGGCGTGAAGAAGTTCGGGGGTGAGAAGGTGATTCCCGGCAACATCATCATCCGCCAGTGCGGGACGAAGTACCACCCGGGCAACAACGTCGGGCTGGGCACGGACTACACGATCTACTCCCTCATCGAGGGCGTGGTGAAGTTCGAGCACAAGTCCAAGGACCGCTTCAAGGTCTCGGTTTACCCGGCCGCGTAG
- a CDS encoding glycerophosphodiester phosphodiesterase codes for MPTPEIIAHRGASRERPENTLAAFERAAELGADGCEFDVHLHGDGVLRIHHDPLPSGAALPTGPAAPPTLDEVLALHRDRGLTAYAELKGPGCAPGTLAAITASGVRAAVHAFDHRQVAEARRLAPDIPRGVLEVSYPVDALHALKAVGGRDLWRQWPFVDEALVDVAHAAGCRIVAWTVNDPEVMERLGRIGVDAICTDDVALSRRVLGA; via the coding sequence GTGCCGACACCGGAAATCATCGCCCACCGAGGGGCCTCCCGCGAGCGCCCCGAGAACACTCTCGCCGCATTCGAGCGCGCCGCCGAGCTCGGTGCCGACGGCTGCGAGTTCGACGTCCACCTGCACGGGGATGGCGTCTTGCGAATCCACCACGACCCGCTGCCGTCGGGTGCCGCCCTCCCGACCGGCCCGGCCGCTCCGCCGACCCTGGACGAAGTGCTCGCGCTGCACCGGGACCGTGGCCTCACGGCCTACGCCGAGCTGAAGGGCCCCGGGTGCGCCCCAGGCACTCTCGCTGCCATCACGGCCAGCGGCGTCCGCGCCGCCGTCCACGCCTTCGACCACCGCCAGGTGGCCGAGGCGCGGCGTCTGGCCCCTGATATCCCACGCGGCGTGCTGGAGGTCTCGTATCCGGTGGATGCGCTGCACGCCCTGAAGGCGGTCGGCGGAAGGGATCTCTGGCGGCAGTGGCCCTTTGTGGACGAGGCACTCGTCGACGTCGCCCACGCAGCCGGCTGCCGGATCGTGGCGTGGACCGTGAATGACCCCGAGGTGATGGAGCGCCTCGGCCGGATCGGCGTGGATGCCATCTGCACCGACGACGTGGCGCTGTCCCGCCGGGTCCTCGGGGCCTAG
- a CDS encoding sigma-70 family RNA polymerase sigma factor, translating into MTLPVPSHPATDAELIARWQSGDQRAAASLVERHSQPLARFAASLGVRDEVDELVQDTFVRAFQALESFRADSQFRTWLFTICKRLLLDRRRAERRRRDVAEVDERDAATEYDALDALVGDELAERVRDAVNGLTALQREVFTLRVNEGMAYAEIAAAVGSTEGACRVHYHNALRAIKEQLRDD; encoded by the coding sequence ATGACATTGCCCGTCCCCAGCCACCCAGCGACCGACGCGGAGTTGATCGCCCGATGGCAATCGGGGGACCAGCGGGCCGCGGCATCCTTGGTGGAGCGGCACAGCCAGCCGCTGGCGCGCTTCGCGGCCAGTCTGGGCGTGCGGGACGAAGTGGACGAGTTGGTGCAGGACACGTTCGTGCGGGCCTTCCAGGCATTGGAGAGCTTCCGGGCGGACAGCCAGTTCCGGACGTGGCTGTTCACGATCTGCAAGCGCCTGTTGTTGGATCGCCGGCGGGCGGAGCGGCGACGACGGGACGTGGCGGAGGTGGACGAGCGCGACGCCGCGACCGAGTACGACGCGCTCGATGCGCTGGTGGGAGATGAGCTGGCGGAGCGAGTGCGGGATGCCGTGAATGGATTGACAGCGCTGCAGCGCGAGGTGTTCACGCTGCGGGTGAACGAAGGGATGGCCTACGCCGAGATTGCGGCGGCGGTAGGGAGTACGGAAGGCGCGTGCCGAGTGCATTACCACAACGCCCTGCGGGCGATCAAGGAGCAACTGCGTGACGACTGA
- a CDS encoding zf-HC2 domain-containing protein has product MTTDCTNETMRDLLPMLAAGTLGASEAAALRAHLAACAACREELAIVETAGRLFDAATPVIDTAAVLAKLPAAPGTRPALRVLPSTRRVFGLPRYVLAAAASLTLVVTLSFAALQHRSSIGVDGDVVSDSGVPAVPVAMLGGGDLGDLSAAELRALLAELDVIEATVSAEPSRVQVPLVAAPEEL; this is encoded by the coding sequence GTGACGACTGACTGCACGAACGAGACGATGCGAGACCTGCTGCCGATGCTGGCGGCCGGGACGCTCGGCGCGTCCGAGGCCGCGGCGCTGCGGGCGCATCTTGCCGCCTGCGCCGCTTGCCGTGAGGAACTCGCGATCGTCGAGACGGCCGGGCGGCTCTTTGACGCGGCGACGCCGGTGATCGACACGGCGGCCGTGCTGGCGAAGTTGCCTGCGGCTCCCGGGACCCGGCCAGCCCTGCGGGTGCTGCCGTCGACGCGTCGGGTGTTCGGCCTGCCGCGCTACGTCCTCGCAGCCGCGGCGTCGCTGACACTCGTGGTGACGCTGTCGTTCGCCGCGTTGCAGCATCGCAGCAGCATCGGTGTTGACGGCGACGTGGTGTCAGATAGCGGCGTGCCCGCGGTGCCGGTGGCAATGCTGGGGGGCGGTGACCTTGGTGACCTGAGCGCCGCCGAACTGCGTGCGCTGCTGGCAGAGCTCGACGTCATCGAGGCGACGGTGTCGGCCGAGCCGTCGCGTGTGCAGGTGCCGCTGGTCGCGGCGCCGGAGGAACTGTGA